The Heliangelus exortis chromosome 21, bHelExo1.hap1, whole genome shotgun sequence genome includes a window with the following:
- the RTN4RL1 gene encoding reticulon-4 receptor-like 1, whose amino-acid sequence MLRQGGFAELLLVLLGLKVPSALGCPTDCVCYPSPMTVSCQAHNFVTIPEGIPEDSERIFLQNNQITLLLRGHFSPSMVTLWIYSNNITFIDPNTFDGFVNLEELDLGDNRYLRALAADTFQGLVKLHALYLYKCGLSSLPSGIFGGLHNLQYLYLQDNHIEFLQDDIFVDLVNLSHLFLHGNKLWSLHQNTFRGLINLDRLLIHQNQLQWIHRRAFHDLRRLTTLFLFNNSLSELQGDCLAHLGALEFLRLNGNPWSCDCKARSLWEWLHRFRGSSSSVICESPEQMHGKDLKVLRAEDFRNCSGSESLHQIKTHTFSTADRGASKTHHPHHSSKEKGKENSLHSSQPAAPPGSRPGYRKPGKNCTSHKSRNRTSKPIPLGPRKNGQEIPDYVPDYQHKFSFGVMPTFPPKRKGKCTRRTPIRPPSGVQQAAGCSGLRASLLVFMMVLAAVIR is encoded by the coding sequence GGgggtttgcagagctgctgctggtgctgctggggctgaagGTGCCCAGCGCCCTGGGCTGCCCCACTGACTGCGTCTGCTACCCGTCACCCATGACTGTCAGCTGCCAGGCTCACAACTTCGTCACCATCCCCGAGGGTATCCCCGAGGACAGTGAGAGGATCTTCCTCCAGAACAACCAGATCACCTTGCTGCTGCGGGGTCACTTCAGCCCCTCCATGGTCACCCTCTGGATCTACTCCAATAACATCACCTTCATCGACCCCAACACCTTTGATGGGTTCGTCAACCTGGAAGAGCTGGACCTGGGGGACAACCGCTACTTAAGGGCTTTAGCTGCAGACACTTTCCAAGGGCTGGTGAAACTCCATGCCTTGTATCTGTACAAGTGTGGGCTGAGCTCCCTCCCCAGTGGGATATTCGGTGGCCTCCACAACCTGCAATACCTTTACCTGCAAGACAACCACATCGAGTTCCTTCAGGATGATATTTTTGTTGACTTGGTTAACCTCAGCCATCTTTTTCTCCATGGAAACAAGCTCTGGAGCCTCCATCAGAACACATTCAGGGGACTAATAAACCTGGATCGGTTGCTCATCCATCAAAATCAGCTGCAGTGGATTCATAGGCGGGCTTTTCACGACCTTCGAAGATTGACCACTCTTTTCCTGTTCAATAACAGCCTCTCAGAGCTGCAGGGGGACTGCCTGGCCCACTTGGGAGCCCTGGAGTTCCTCAGGCTGAATGGGAACCCATGGAGCTGCGATTGCAAAGCCCGTTCACTCTGGGAATGGCTGCACAGGTTCCGAGGCTCCAGCTCCAGCGTCATCTGTGAGTCCCCTGAGCAGATGCACGGCAAGGACCTCAAGGTGCTAAGAGCAGAAGATTTTAGGAACTGTTCGGGGTCTGAGTCGCTCCATCAGATTAAAACACATACTTTTTCCACAGCGGACAGAGGAGCCTCCAAAACCCACCACCCTCACCACTCCTccaaggagaaggggaaggagaacagtTTGCACAGCAGCCAGCCCGCTGCTCCCCCGGGCTCCCGGCCGGGCTATCGCAAACCTGGCAAGAACTGCACCAGCCACAAAAGCCGGAACCGAACCTCTAAACCCATCCCCTTGGGGCCACGGAAAAACGGGCAGGAGATACCAGACTATGTGCCTGATTATCAGCACAAATTCAGTTTCGGGGTGATGCCAACATTCCCCCCCAAACGCAAGGGTAAGTGCACCCGTCGGACGCCCATCCGACCCCCCAGCGGGGTGCAGCAGGCAGCCGGCTGCTCGGGGCTCAGGGCATCGCTCCTGGTTTTTATGATGGTGTTGGCGGCCGTCATCCGCTGA